A window from Chitinophaga filiformis encodes these proteins:
- a CDS encoding hemin-degrading factor — MNATLTTLKEQWLAFREQHPKTRIRDAASQLQVSEGELVAACTGGTVKHLKNDFPALIQAMPALGKVMVLTRNEHCVIERKGVFEIVNTENKHVGTVLGKDIDLRMFFSRWKYGFAVETDDSTGFKRSIQIFDAQGTAIMKIYAVEQTNLTAWDALVADFTAEEQPLAITVAAPPPAPVYNDKDADAEAFLQGWAALQDTHDFFPLLMKHKLSRVRALELAAGKFARRTDNDCVKTLLEKAAASGLEIMVFVGNPGNIEIHTGPVQKIVAIPSWINVMDEDFNLHLRTDAIAQSWVVEKPSVDGIVTSVEVFDAAGEMIAQFFGKRKPGNPELQEWRALAAAL; from the coding sequence ATGAACGCAACTTTGACAACGTTAAAAGAACAATGGCTGGCTTTTCGTGAACAACATCCTAAAACAAGGATCCGTGACGCTGCCAGCCAGTTACAGGTAAGTGAAGGCGAGCTGGTAGCTGCCTGCACCGGTGGTACCGTAAAACATCTGAAGAATGATTTTCCTGCACTCATACAGGCCATGCCTGCACTGGGGAAGGTAATGGTGCTGACACGCAACGAACACTGTGTGATAGAACGCAAAGGTGTTTTTGAAATAGTGAACACTGAGAATAAACATGTGGGTACCGTGCTGGGAAAAGATATAGACCTGCGTATGTTCTTCTCGCGCTGGAAATACGGATTTGCTGTAGAAACAGACGATAGCACAGGCTTCAAAAGATCTATCCAGATATTTGACGCACAAGGCACCGCCATCATGAAGATCTATGCTGTAGAACAAACCAATCTGACTGCCTGGGATGCGCTGGTAGCAGATTTCACTGCCGAAGAACAACCCCTTGCTATTACCGTTGCGGCTCCGCCTCCTGCTCCTGTATATAATGATAAAGATGCTGATGCGGAAGCATTCCTTCAGGGATGGGCTGCGTTACAGGATACGCATGATTTCTTCCCGCTGTTGATGAAACATAAACTCTCCCGGGTTCGTGCGCTTGAACTCGCAGCGGGCAAATTCGCGCGCCGTACTGATAATGATTGTGTAAAGACGTTGTTGGAGAAAGCCGCTGCCAGCGGACTGGAGATCATGGTATTTGTAGGTAATCCGGGTAACATTGAAATACATACAGGCCCTGTACAGAAGATCGTGGCTATTCCCAGCTGGATCAATGTAATGGATGAAGATTTCAACCTTCACCTCAGAACAGATGCGATCGCACAAAGCTGGGTGGTAGAAAAACCTTCTGTTGATGGGATTGTTACCTCAGTAGAAGTGTTTGATGCAGCAGGAGAAATGATCGCACAGTTCTTTGGCAAGCGTAAACCAGGTAATCCCGAACTACAGGAATGGCGTGCGCTGGCTGCTGCGTTGTAA
- a CDS encoding heme ABC transporter ATP-binding protein produces the protein MMLCVKDVSLSLGKMKILEGIHLQAAAGELCVIMGANGAGKSTLLKVIAGEYIQYQGSVLIGGQELKTLPVAMQARTRAVLSQQLTLNQPFTVAEVVSMGRYIYNTHLSAADKEIINYALKVMQVQHLRDRTYPTLSGGQQQRVQMARVLAQLLEAPDLQATDYRGRKMLLLDEPVTGMDIQHQQLSLQLASTLAASGVLVVAVLHDFQLAAAYARTLLMLKDGRVYAQGTVEEIFTPAHIKNCFGVDVAVLEHPHCLYPLVVTAAASGLFQLPAAKALNVL, from the coding sequence ATGATGTTGTGTGTAAAAGATGTTTCGCTTTCACTCGGTAAAATGAAGATCCTGGAAGGCATTCACCTGCAGGCCGCTGCCGGTGAGCTGTGTGTGATCATGGGCGCCAATGGCGCCGGAAAATCCACCTTGCTGAAAGTCATAGCTGGTGAATACATACAGTACCAGGGAAGTGTACTGATAGGAGGGCAGGAACTAAAGACATTGCCGGTGGCAATGCAGGCCCGCACAAGGGCGGTGTTGTCACAGCAACTGACGTTAAATCAGCCATTCACTGTGGCAGAAGTTGTAAGTATGGGCCGTTATATCTATAATACCCATCTTTCTGCTGCAGACAAAGAGATCATTAACTATGCCTTAAAAGTAATGCAGGTACAGCACCTGCGTGACAGAACATATCCGACATTATCGGGAGGGCAGCAGCAACGTGTACAGATGGCGCGTGTACTGGCCCAGTTGCTGGAAGCGCCCGATCTGCAGGCTACAGATTACAGGGGCAGAAAAATGCTGCTGCTTGATGAACCGGTAACGGGCATGGACATACAACACCAGCAATTGTCATTGCAACTGGCCTCCACGCTGGCTGCCAGTGGTGTACTGGTAGTAGCTGTACTGCACGATTTTCAGCTGGCCGCCGCTTATGCCCGTACACTGCTGATGCTGAAAGATGGCCGTGTATATGCACAGGGAACTGTGGAAGAGATCTTTACACCGGCGCATATCAAAAACTGTTTCGGTGTGGATGTCGCCGTACTGGAACATCCTCACTGTCTTTATCCGCTGGTGGTTACCGCCGCTGCCAGTGGTTTATTTCAATTACCTGCCGCAAAGGCATTAAATGTATTATAA
- a CDS encoding FecCD family ABC transporter permease, translating to MNIANIKRVSSISVLGVLLIIVILLATGTGAMHISPVQVLAILLDKAGFHLPVTYEENMPGVLWMIRLPRVMLGVLIGAGLGVAGASLQGLFRNPLADPGLIGISSGASMAAVIMIIVQSALPVFEQAPVLNFYALNLAAFAGAVITTLFIFRIARSGGQAAISTMLLAGIAVRALCESVTGLMTYLANNEQLRSITFWSLGSLGGASWQTVAGVAPFIIIPLIMLPRLAPALNLLALGEREAMHSGVRVPRLKSMLVIFATMAVAAGVAVAGIIGFIGLIVPHIVRQFTGPDYRILIPGAALSGAVLLTVADLLCRTIVAPAELPVGIITAVIGAPFFLWLIIKEKSTIPA from the coding sequence ATGAATATAGCAAATATAAAACGTGTCAGCAGTATCAGCGTCCTGGGTGTGTTGCTCATCATTGTGATATTGCTGGCAACCGGTACAGGCGCGATGCATATCTCTCCGGTGCAGGTACTTGCCATCCTGCTGGATAAGGCAGGCTTTCACCTGCCTGTTACCTATGAAGAGAATATGCCCGGCGTATTGTGGATGATACGCCTGCCGAGGGTCATGCTGGGCGTACTGATAGGTGCAGGACTTGGCGTAGCTGGCGCCTCACTGCAGGGATTGTTCCGCAATCCGCTGGCAGATCCCGGGCTGATAGGTATCAGTTCCGGCGCTTCTATGGCGGCGGTGATAATGATCATTGTGCAAAGTGCATTACCTGTATTTGAGCAGGCGCCTGTATTGAATTTTTACGCGTTGAACCTGGCAGCATTTGCAGGAGCAGTTATTACGACCCTGTTTATTTTCCGTATTGCCCGCAGCGGCGGGCAAGCAGCTATTTCTACCATGCTGCTGGCCGGTATTGCGGTAAGGGCCTTATGCGAATCTGTTACCGGGCTGATGACCTACCTGGCCAACAACGAGCAACTACGCAGTATTACATTCTGGTCGCTCGGTAGCCTGGGAGGCGCCAGCTGGCAAACTGTAGCAGGCGTAGCACCCTTTATTATCATTCCACTGATCATGCTGCCCCGCCTGGCGCCTGCATTGAACCTGCTGGCATTAGGAGAAAGGGAGGCTATGCATAGCGGCGTGAGAGTACCCAGGCTGAAGTCGATGCTGGTCATCTTTGCAACGATGGCCGTAGCGGCAGGCGTAGCAGTAGCAGGCATTATCGGGTTTATAGGCCTGATCGTGCCACATATCGTACGTCAGTTCACCGGCCCTGACTACAGGATACTCATACCGGGCGCTGCACTCTCCGGCGCAGTATTACTGACGGTGGCAGACCTCTTATGCAGGACCATCGTAGCGCCTGCGGAATTGCCCGTGGGAATTATTACCGCTGTAATAGGCGCACCATTTTTCCTCTGGCTTATTATCAAAGAAAAAAGCACCATACCGGCATGA
- a CDS encoding hemin ABC transporter substrate-binding protein — MMNHIRIRSLIVSLAVCLLAAMNVSAQQGIKRIVSLNGAVTEIVCALGFENALVGVDVTSTYPASMKQVAKVGHNRNISAEPVLALQPDLILATDNFIQPAVIEQFKNVGVRTVLMKQEFSVAGTKKLITEVAAALKVPEKGAALVKQLDREQQALQIKPQPKKVLFIYARGAGTMMVAGKETPLDKIIALAGAQNAATGFNDFKPLTPEALVTANPDVILMFDDGLKSMGGVDGLLKVQGIAQTTAGKQKKVIVMDGQLLTGFGPRVIQAVQELAGKLNS; from the coding sequence ATGATGAATCATATAAGGATACGATCATTGATCGTGTCATTGGCTGTCTGCTTGCTGGCAGCGATGAATGTTAGCGCGCAACAGGGTATTAAGCGTATAGTGTCCCTGAACGGTGCTGTTACTGAGATTGTATGTGCACTTGGATTTGAGAACGCCCTGGTAGGTGTGGATGTAACCAGCACGTATCCTGCCAGTATGAAGCAGGTAGCGAAAGTGGGACATAACAGGAACATTTCTGCGGAGCCGGTACTGGCGTTGCAGCCTGACCTGATCCTGGCCACTGACAATTTTATTCAGCCGGCTGTGATCGAACAGTTTAAAAATGTGGGTGTAAGAACGGTATTGATGAAACAGGAATTCTCCGTAGCAGGAACAAAAAAACTGATCACAGAAGTAGCCGCTGCCCTGAAAGTGCCGGAGAAAGGCGCTGCATTGGTAAAACAGCTGGATAGGGAGCAGCAGGCGTTACAGATAAAACCACAGCCGAAAAAAGTATTATTCATTTATGCCCGCGGCGCCGGCACTATGATGGTGGCAGGCAAAGAAACTCCCCTCGACAAGATCATTGCGCTTGCCGGTGCACAGAACGCGGCTACCGGGTTCAATGATTTCAAGCCATTGACGCCTGAAGCATTGGTGACTGCCAATCCTGATGTGATCCTGATGTTTGATGACGGACTAAAAAGCATGGGCGGTGTGGATGGCCTGCTGAAAGTACAGGGCATTGCACAGACAACAGCAGGCAAACAAAAAAAGGTAATTGTCATGGATGGCCAGCTGCTGACAGGCTTCGGACCGCGTGTGATACAGGCTGTGCAGGAGCTGGCGGGGAAATTGAATTCGTAA
- a CDS encoding DUF4249 domain-containing protein, which translates to MRRFSFYAMLLLIVTTACEKESRMPIPYDGDKVVLNSLIQPDSFIYIRVTKSKPVKEYGNLRFPELPGANVVLREDGITLPAPEWRMINGKGYYVSQGVAGAGKQYTVSVSYTGLASVEATDSTPAAANVRDASAQRTSNRIKFSLKDNIAEKNYYRIRVYNADTVNGQIVPLKQDTVKFRLDPSFNNNFIDIIGNAYYSEVLLTDERINGKDVLFVLQTSKEITASHMIVEVSGLTRGAYKYLDGTYSQRLEDRLDFTTDPVNVYSNVKNGYGILGGVNARRLSFSVQ; encoded by the coding sequence ATGCGTCGATTTTCTTTTTATGCAATGTTGCTGCTTATTGTGACGACAGCCTGTGAGAAAGAATCACGGATGCCCATTCCCTACGACGGGGACAAGGTGGTCCTGAACAGCCTGATACAACCAGACAGCTTCATTTATATACGCGTTACCAAAAGCAAGCCGGTGAAAGAGTATGGCAACCTGCGCTTCCCTGAGCTGCCGGGGGCAAATGTAGTCTTACGGGAAGACGGAATAACCCTGCCTGCGCCGGAGTGGCGGATGATCAACGGAAAAGGATATTATGTATCGCAAGGGGTAGCCGGGGCCGGGAAACAGTATACGGTGAGCGTAAGTTATACCGGTCTGGCCAGTGTAGAAGCTACAGATAGCACACCTGCAGCGGCAAACGTCAGAGATGCATCCGCACAGAGGACTTCCAACAGGATAAAGTTCTCTTTGAAAGATAATATCGCAGAAAAGAATTATTACAGGATCCGCGTATATAATGCAGATACGGTAAATGGACAGATCGTACCGTTGAAGCAGGACACCGTAAAGTTCCGGCTGGACCCCTCGTTCAACAATAACTTCATTGACATCATCGGTAATGCGTATTACAGTGAAGTATTGCTGACCGACGAGCGTATCAATGGAAAAGATGTCCTCTTTGTGTTACAGACAAGCAAAGAAATAACAGCTTCTCACATGATAGTGGAAGTTAGCGGTTTGACCAGAGGAGCCTATAAATACCTCGATGGAACATATTCGCAACGATTGGAGGATCGACTGGATTTCACAACAGATCCCGTGAACGTCTATTCCAATGTGAAGAACGGATATGGCATCTTAGGCGGGGTGAATGCCAGAAGGCTTTCATTCTCAGTACAGTAA
- a CDS encoding TonB-dependent receptor yields MMSLFGRMLLGTLLICIPVLASSGWDWRTRVSVAVKDQPLETICIILEKQYGIHFSYSKNVVDLSPLVTVNIHNRPLKKALEDIFEPFDIHFARIGDQIVLTFKKHPTQTISGYVQDYTTGEKLIGATVYSPVQRVGTTTNQFGFFSLTLPRDTISLLVSYIGYKPGRLPVRKSQTDPVIVPLQSQNSLPEVVILTDTLRQQQEQAPLSKLNMSQADMKAMPRLLGEADMMRAIGALPGVSGGLEGGGGLNVRGGSPDQNLVLLDGTPIFSVSHLFGIFSVFNPDIVKSADFYKGAFPARYGGRLSSVVDIALKDGDMQQYHGEAAIGLIAAKAMVEGPIKKGKTSFVVSGRRSHLDALLNDLKLNGEAEEPDNKAYVYFYDANLKVNHIFSEKDRLYLSGYVGQDMLKVTYREGRKGDTAGTSTYYADSRSRFVWGNYTGTLRWNHVFSPKLFANITSTYSQYHFSTEYNYDYNPLNTADTSIAYGKYYSSITDIVGRADFEYRPKPNHTIKFGAGAITHIFNPGVSLFEDAGGGQPALDTTYNDGASTGQEILLYAEDEWKASQSLWINAGVHASSFLVDGRFYHSVQPRLGARYLLPHKWVVKASYTHMTQYLHLLTNSTINSPTDLWVPSTGKVQPMFSRQGSVGIAKSSRHRMYTMSLELYYKTMDHVIEYNEPVSPFSGAGTHWDELVAIGKGRSYGGEIMLEKKKGTTRGWIGYTLAWSNRTFPTVNGGKPFPYKYDRRHDIEAVLTQRLGKRWELSATWEFTTGLPLTLPTASFEGIGDASPFDPPGKDPIIDHIGDRNKYRTSSMHRLDISATYSKKKKLWTKSWTFSLYNAYNQRNPYSYYMVTDTEKQERYLAEVSILPILPSVTYAIKF; encoded by the coding sequence ATGATGTCGCTGTTTGGTAGGATGTTATTGGGAACATTGCTGATCTGTATTCCTGTACTTGCATCCTCCGGGTGGGATTGGCGTACCAGGGTCAGTGTGGCAGTGAAGGACCAGCCGCTTGAAACCATATGTATTATCCTCGAGAAGCAATATGGCATCCATTTCTCTTACAGCAAAAATGTTGTTGACCTGTCTCCGCTGGTAACAGTGAACATACATAACAGGCCCCTGAAAAAAGCGCTGGAAGATATTTTTGAGCCCTTCGATATCCATTTCGCCCGTATCGGCGATCAGATCGTACTGACCTTTAAAAAGCATCCCACACAGACGATCAGTGGATATGTGCAGGATTATACCACCGGCGAAAAGCTGATCGGTGCAACCGTTTACTCCCCTGTACAACGTGTTGGGACCACCACCAACCAGTTTGGCTTTTTCAGTCTCACATTACCCCGGGATACGATTAGTTTACTAGTCTCCTACATCGGTTATAAACCGGGCAGGTTACCGGTAAGAAAATCCCAGACAGACCCCGTGATCGTACCGCTCCAATCCCAAAACAGCCTGCCCGAAGTGGTGATACTGACAGATACGCTCCGGCAACAACAGGAACAGGCGCCCCTGAGTAAATTAAACATGTCGCAGGCAGACATGAAAGCGATGCCACGCCTGCTGGGCGAGGCGGATATGATGCGGGCGATCGGGGCATTGCCCGGTGTGTCGGGTGGTTTGGAAGGTGGCGGCGGACTGAATGTAAGAGGCGGTAGCCCGGATCAGAACCTTGTGCTGCTGGATGGTACACCGATCTTCAGTGTCTCACATTTATTCGGGATATTCTCCGTGTTCAATCCTGATATTGTTAAGAGTGCAGACTTCTATAAAGGTGCATTTCCTGCCCGTTACGGCGGCCGTTTATCGTCTGTTGTAGATATTGCGTTGAAAGACGGCGATATGCAGCAGTATCATGGAGAGGCTGCTATCGGGCTGATTGCTGCGAAGGCCATGGTAGAAGGTCCTATAAAAAAAGGAAAGACTTCGTTTGTGGTGTCTGGCCGTCGCTCACATCTTGATGCGCTGCTGAATGACCTGAAGCTGAACGGTGAGGCTGAAGAACCGGATAACAAGGCATACGTGTATTTTTATGATGCTAATCTGAAAGTGAACCACATTTTTTCCGAAAAGGATCGTTTGTACCTGAGTGGCTATGTAGGGCAGGACATGCTGAAGGTAACATACCGGGAAGGCCGGAAAGGAGATACGGCCGGAACATCTACTTATTATGCTGATAGCCGTTCCAGGTTCGTTTGGGGTAACTACACCGGCACCCTGCGCTGGAACCATGTATTCAGTCCGAAGCTGTTTGCCAATATCACAAGCACTTATTCACAATACCATTTTTCTACTGAATATAATTATGATTATAATCCGTTAAATACAGCAGATACAAGTATTGCATACGGGAAATATTATTCCAGCATAACGGATATCGTTGGAAGGGCGGATTTTGAATACAGGCCAAAACCCAATCATACGATCAAGTTTGGCGCAGGTGCTATCACGCACATCTTTAATCCGGGGGTATCATTATTTGAAGACGCAGGCGGCGGACAGCCGGCACTGGATACCACTTACAACGATGGTGCTTCCACAGGACAGGAGATACTGTTATATGCAGAAGATGAATGGAAAGCATCACAGTCCCTCTGGATCAATGCGGGTGTACATGCTTCCAGCTTCCTGGTAGACGGTCGTTTTTATCATTCTGTACAGCCGAGATTGGGCGCGCGGTACCTGTTGCCGCACAAGTGGGTTGTTAAAGCCTCATATACGCATATGACCCAGTATCTGCATCTTTTGACCAACAGTACCATCAACTCGCCTACTGATCTATGGGTGCCGTCTACAGGGAAGGTGCAGCCGATGTTCTCCCGGCAGGGCTCTGTGGGAATAGCCAAAAGCAGCAGGCATCGCATGTATACCATGTCCCTGGAGTTATATTATAAAACGATGGACCATGTGATTGAATATAACGAACCGGTATCCCCGTTCAGTGGTGCAGGCACGCATTGGGATGAACTGGTGGCTATTGGTAAAGGGCGCAGTTATGGAGGTGAGATCATGCTGGAAAAGAAAAAAGGCACCACACGCGGATGGATCGGTTACACATTGGCCTGGTCAAACAGAACATTTCCGACTGTGAACGGAGGTAAGCCTTTCCCATATAAATATGACCGCCGGCATGATATTGAAGCAGTGCTGACACAACGCCTTGGCAAACGCTGGGAATTGTCTGCCACCTGGGAGTTTACGACCGGCTTACCATTGACTCTGCCAACGGCAAGCTTTGAAGGAATAGGAGATGCCTCTCCTTTTGATCCGCCGGGGAAAGATCCCATCATCGATCATATCGGCGACAGGAATAAATATCGTACTTCATCCATGCACCGGCTGGATATCAGCGCCACATACAGTAAAAAGAAAAAACTGTGGACAAAGAGCTGGACATTCAGCCTGTACAATGCTTATAATCAACGGAATCCATATTCTTACTATATGGTCACCGATACGGAGAAACAGGAACGTTACCTGGCAGAGGTCAGCATTTTGCCTATCCTGCCCAGCGTGACCTATGCAATTAAATTTTAA
- a CDS encoding FecR domain-containing protein, with product MTKLYADEALYALLCKYLLGEADKAERQWVDDWLRSDPEHPGLLSALEKLLQDQPHIVVTPADTERAWQSLNARMGGRTVKWRKWWMAAAVILFAAGTGLLWLTTRSGRTQRFTGPVVAQLTDGTTVQLEDKAQLLVQAGFGRRQREVSLEGKAIFNVTPDAAHPFIIKLGERTIKVLGTRFMVDVAAGKRGALRIHVDTGQIMVTDRNSKDSVVLSAGMLLEQQGEEVPFRIAAHVADASARQLVFSDVPLSEVLQTIEMIYHMHVTADAALLQLPVTATFTGETAENVLASIAFMTNAEIEKKDTVVILKKHEE from the coding sequence ATGACTAAACTGTATGCTGATGAGGCGTTATACGCCTTGCTATGTAAATATTTGCTGGGTGAGGCTGATAAGGCTGAACGCCAGTGGGTGGACGACTGGTTAAGAAGTGATCCTGAGCACCCCGGGCTGCTCTCAGCACTTGAAAAGTTGCTGCAGGACCAGCCCCATATCGTAGTGACGCCTGCTGATACGGAACGTGCCTGGCAATCCCTGAACGCCAGGATGGGGGGAAGGACGGTCAAATGGCGTAAATGGTGGATGGCAGCCGCTGTGATATTGTTCGCCGCCGGAACGGGCCTGTTATGGCTGACCACCCGCAGTGGCCGTACCCAACGGTTTACAGGGCCGGTGGTGGCGCAGCTGACAGATGGGACTACCGTTCAGCTGGAAGATAAGGCACAGCTCCTGGTACAGGCAGGGTTTGGCCGCAGGCAGCGGGAAGTGTCGCTGGAAGGAAAAGCCATATTTAATGTAACGCCGGATGCCGCTCACCCGTTTATAATAAAACTCGGGGAGAGAACGATCAAAGTATTAGGTACCCGTTTTATGGTAGATGTGGCAGCGGGTAAAAGAGGTGCATTGCGTATACATGTGGATACCGGGCAGATCATGGTAACAGACAGGAACAGTAAGGACAGCGTGGTACTATCTGCCGGTATGCTGCTGGAACAGCAGGGAGAAGAGGTGCCTTTTAGGATCGCCGCACATGTGGCAGATGCCTCCGCCAGGCAGCTGGTATTTTCCGATGTTCCCTTGTCCGAAGTATTGCAGACCATTGAAATGATCTATCATATGCATGTTACCGCAGATGCCGCCTTGCTGCAATTGCCTGTAACAGCTACTTTTACGGGAGAAACGGCAGAGAATGTACTGGCGTCTATTGCGTTTATGACCAATGCAGAGATAGAGAAAAAAGACACCGTCGTAATATTAAAGAAGCATGAAGAATAA
- a CDS encoding RNA polymerase sigma-70 factor, which translates to MLDRRTFENTFREHHAACLAFAVHYTGDVHEAEEVVQQVFLRLWEKRETIDVAGAMKSYLFAAIRNTAISNWRKETVRQEKEQVAGGLRAADGQAQSPAWELERMYQQALEVLPERCREVFILSRQQQLKYAEIAEVMNISVKTVENQMGKALKIMHKELKEYLHVLLL; encoded by the coding sequence ATGCTGGACCGTCGTACATTTGAAAATACCTTTAGAGAACATCATGCCGCATGCCTGGCATTTGCGGTGCATTACACCGGCGACGTCCATGAGGCGGAAGAGGTAGTGCAGCAGGTGTTCCTGCGACTGTGGGAGAAACGCGAAACCATTGATGTTGCGGGCGCTATGAAGTCTTACCTGTTTGCCGCCATCCGGAATACGGCTATCAGTAACTGGCGGAAGGAAACAGTAAGGCAGGAAAAAGAGCAGGTGGCAGGCGGTCTGCGGGCCGCCGACGGGCAGGCACAATCTCCCGCCTGGGAGTTGGAGCGGATGTATCAGCAGGCGCTGGAAGTGCTGCCCGAGCGTTGCCGTGAAGTATTTATACTCAGCCGGCAGCAACAATTAAAATATGCCGAAATAGCGGAGGTGATGAACATTTCTGTGAAGACGGTGGAGAATCAAATGGGGAAGGCCTTGAAAATCATGCATAAAGAGCTGAAAGAGTACCTGCACGTGTTGTTGTTATGA
- a CDS encoding quinone-dependent dihydroorotate dehydrogenase: MYNLIKKILFRFPPEGIHHQVMKGLQVMHNIPLGKNVVRSFCQPKRKGLERQLWGLTFKNPVGLAAGFDKDARYTDELASLGFGFVEIGTVTPVAQPGNDQPRLFRLPADQALINRMGFNNGGAIAAAKRLQKRKSDIIIGGNIGKNKITPNEQAINDYEKCFHALFDVVDYFVVNVSSPNTPNLRALQEKEPLKQLLHHLQMLNAQKPKQKPILLKIAPDLTSSQLDDIIEIVQETKLAGIVATNTTIDRDNLQTPAEEVAAIGSGGLSGLPVKQKATEVIRYIHKHTNGAVPIIAVGGIFTAADAQEKLDAGASLVQVYTGFVYEGPTIVKKICEGLK, encoded by the coding sequence ATGTATAATCTTATCAAAAAAATACTCTTCCGCTTTCCGCCGGAAGGCATTCACCACCAGGTAATGAAAGGCCTGCAGGTAATGCACAATATCCCCCTGGGGAAAAATGTCGTACGTTCTTTCTGCCAGCCTAAACGCAAAGGCCTCGAAAGACAATTATGGGGACTGACCTTTAAAAATCCCGTAGGACTGGCAGCAGGTTTCGATAAAGACGCCCGCTATACTGACGAACTGGCCAGCCTCGGATTCGGCTTCGTGGAGATCGGCACCGTTACACCGGTAGCACAACCCGGTAATGATCAGCCCCGCCTTTTCCGTCTTCCTGCCGACCAGGCACTTATCAACCGGATGGGCTTCAACAACGGAGGTGCTATCGCCGCTGCCAAACGCCTGCAGAAACGGAAATCAGATATTATCATCGGTGGTAATATCGGCAAGAACAAGATCACTCCGAATGAACAGGCCATCAACGATTATGAGAAATGTTTCCATGCCCTGTTCGATGTGGTGGATTATTTCGTTGTGAATGTCAGCTCTCCCAATACGCCTAATCTCCGTGCGTTACAGGAGAAAGAGCCCTTAAAGCAGCTCCTGCATCACTTGCAGATGCTGAATGCCCAGAAGCCGAAACAAAAACCTATTCTGCTGAAAATAGCGCCAGACCTGACCAGCAGTCAGCTGGACGATATTATCGAGATCGTACAGGAAACCAAACTGGCGGGTATTGTTGCTACCAATACAACTATCGACAGGGATAACTTACAGACGCCGGCAGAAGAAGTAGCCGCTATCGGCTCCGGGGGGCTGAGCGGCCTGCCGGTAAAGCAAAAGGCCACAGAAGTGATCCGCTACATCCACAAGCACACTAATGGCGCTGTGCCTATCATTGCCGTAGGAGGCATCTTCACCGCTGCAGATGCACAGGAAAAACTGGATGCCGGGGCCTCGCTGGTGCAGGTGTATACAGGATTTGTGTATGAAGGGCCAACAATTGTAAAGAAGATCTGCGAAGGATTAAAATAA